A single region of the Lycium barbarum isolate Lr01 chromosome 2, ASM1917538v2, whole genome shotgun sequence genome encodes:
- the LOC132628240 gene encoding peptidyl-prolyl cis-trans isomerase FKBP18, chloroplastic isoform X2 produces MAATLSIQGSCIIKNSSNSSSPQNDQQLKQVFLKLPISRRSVILISVLPLSLSLVPQTSMARERRNKKNIPLEDYQTSSDGLKYYDILEGKGPVAEKGATVQVHFDCVYRKITAVSSRESKLLAGNRSISQPYEFQVGAPPGKERKRDFVDNPNGLFSAQAAPKPPKAMYSITEGMKVGGKPGATFDLNIELLEVKSAEGKK; encoded by the exons ATGGCTGCAACACTAAGCATTCAAGGATCATGCATCATAAAAAATTCTTCAAATTCGTCCAGTCCCCAGAATGACCAGCAGCTAAAGCAGGTGTTTTTAAAGTTACCAATTTCAAGAAGATCTGTAATTCTCATCTCTGTGTTGCCCCTTAGCCTCAGTTTGGTTCCTCAAACATCCATGGCTAGAGAAAGGCGCAATAAGAAGAACATCCCTCTTGAAGACTATCAAACTAGCT CTGATGGATTGAAGTACTATGATATTCTTGAAGGAAAAGGTCCTGTAGCTGAAAAGGGCGCCACTGTACAG GTACATTTTGACTGTGTATATCGTAAAATTACTGCAGTTTCAAGTCGAGAATCTAAACTGTTGGCTGGAAATCGTAGCATTTCACAG CCTTACGAGTTCCAGGTTGGAGCTCCTCCTGGGAAAGAGCGGAAACGTGATTTTGTGGACAATCCAAATGGTTTATTTTCTGCTCAAGCAGCCCCCAAACCTCCAAAAGCAATGTACTCAATTACTGAAGGGATGAAAGTTGGAGGAAAG CCAGGGGCTACATTCGACCTGAATATTGAACTATTGGAAGTAAAATCAGCGGAAGGGAAGAAATAG
- the LOC132628240 gene encoding peptidyl-prolyl cis-trans isomerase FKBP18, chloroplastic isoform X1 — translation MAATLSIQGSCIIKNSSNSSSPQNDQQLKQVFLKLPISRRSVILISVLPLSLSLVPQTSMARERRNKKNIPLEDYQTSSDGLKYYDILEGKGPVAEKGATVQVHFDCVYRKITAVSSRESKLLAGNRSISQPYEFQVGAPPGKERKRDFVDNPNGLFSAQAAPKPPKAMYSITEGMKVGGKRTVIVPPEAGYGSRGMNEIPPGATFDLNIELLEVKSAEGKK, via the exons ATGGCTGCAACACTAAGCATTCAAGGATCATGCATCATAAAAAATTCTTCAAATTCGTCCAGTCCCCAGAATGACCAGCAGCTAAAGCAGGTGTTTTTAAAGTTACCAATTTCAAGAAGATCTGTAATTCTCATCTCTGTGTTGCCCCTTAGCCTCAGTTTGGTTCCTCAAACATCCATGGCTAGAGAAAGGCGCAATAAGAAGAACATCCCTCTTGAAGACTATCAAACTAGCT CTGATGGATTGAAGTACTATGATATTCTTGAAGGAAAAGGTCCTGTAGCTGAAAAGGGCGCCACTGTACAG GTACATTTTGACTGTGTATATCGTAAAATTACTGCAGTTTCAAGTCGAGAATCTAAACTGTTGGCTGGAAATCGTAGCATTTCACAG CCTTACGAGTTCCAGGTTGGAGCTCCTCCTGGGAAAGAGCGGAAACGTGATTTTGTGGACAATCCAAATGGTTTATTTTCTGCTCAAGCAGCCCCCAAACCTCCAAAAGCAATGTACTCAATTACTGAAGGGATGAAAGTTGGAGGAAAG AGGACTGTGATCGTTCCCCCAGAAGCTGGATATGGCTCAAGGGGAATGAATGAGATTCCG CCAGGGGCTACATTCGACCTGAATATTGAACTATTGGAAGTAAAATCAGCGGAAGGGAAGAAATAG
- the LOC132628239 gene encoding protein S-acyltransferase 21 isoform X2 — MARRHGWQLPAHSFQVVAITVFCLLSVAFYAFFAPFLGKDIFEYIAIGVYSFLALCVFTLYVRCTAIDPADPGILIEVDKSTAYQSHNEIELPGGPSKEGFRDGGTPASDASGCCGSVGKVLCCCFVIEDCRNDDQLLQQNGDEDALFCTLCNAEVRKFSKHCRSCDKCVDGFDHHCRWLNNCVGRKNYITFVCLMAASFVWLVFEGGVGIAVLVRCFVDKKATENQITERLGEGFSRPPFAVVVALCTAVSFLATVPLGELFFFHIILIRKGITTYEYVVAMRSQSEPPGPSIDGGDQQSLPSSPTSSAVTAISGRSSVGMSLQHKGAWCTPPRIFMDLQDEIIPHLEPGRLPSTVDPDALDKDKKGSHRPVRISAWKLAKLDSNEAIKAGAKARASSSVLRPVGAKHNPYDTDHLSSGMSGRSSPASTNHGFYDSNARAGTSRLSPSKSSYPPSRASRDDIETCSHSMSNMSSPLAPNLTPSPLALQHHPSNRDHFNPIYLSSADQSPWSAKACQENESPAPDNLSEASTRKNNTGTPENTRSSVFWDQEAGRFVTANTNRGAGSTSQVSGTELTYTGQSIFFGGPLLNENASRGARSGGTLSAGPQRSYYKGRTQRGGQLPVFVPSDSQQNQFSSRLPRD; from the exons ATGGCTAGGCGTCATGGGTGGCAACTACCAGCCCATTCCTTTCAG GTTGTGGCTATAACAGTTTTCTGCCTGCTATCTGTTGCCTTCTATGCATTTTTTGCTCCTTTTCTAGGAAAAGACATCTTTGAGTACATAGCAATTGGTGTTTATTCCTTCTTG GCTCTGTGTGTGTTTACGCTCTATGTTAGATGCACAGCAATTGATCCTGCGGATCCCGGGATTCTCATTGAAGTTGACAAGTCAACAGCCTATCAATCACACAATGAAATAGAGTTGCCTG GGGGCCCCAGCAAGGAAGGGTTCCGAGATGGAGGAACACCTGCAAGTGATGCTTCAGGTTGCTGTGGAAGCGTCGGAAAAGTCCTCTGTTGTTGTTTCGTCATTGAAGACTGTCGGAACGATGATCAATTGCTTCAGCAGAATGGAGATGAAGATGCTTTGTTTTGCACATTGTGTAATGCTGAG GTTCGGAAGTTCAGCAAACACTGTAGAAGTTGTGACAAATGTGTTGATGGATTTGATCATCACTGCCGT TGGTTGAATAATTGTGTGGGAAGGAAAAACTATATCACATTTGTGTGCCTGATGGCTGCCAGCTTTGTCTGG CTTGTCTTTGAAGGTGGAGTGGGCATTGCGGTCCTAGTTAGATGCTTTGTCGATAAGAAAGCTACAGAAAATCAGATAACAGAGAGGCTTGGAGAAGGATTCTCTAGACCTCCATTTGCTGTTGTAGTG GCCTTATGTACTGCTGTTTCTTTCCTTGCAACCGTGCCTTTAGGTGAACTGTTCTTCTTCCACATTATTCTCATTCGTAAG GGTATTACAacatatgagtatgttgttgcAATGAGATCTCAAAGTGAGCCGCCTGGACCCTCTATAGATGGAGGTGATCAGCAGAGTTTGCCATCATCACCGACCAGCTCTGCAGTGACTGCTATCAGTGGAAGAAGTTCTGTTGGGATGAGCTTGCAACATAAAGGTGCTTGGTGTACTCCTCCAAGAATCTTCATGGACCTTCAG GATGAAATTATTCCTCATCTTGAGCCTGGGCGATTGCCATCTACTGTTGATCCTGATGCACTAGATAAGGACAAAAAAGGATCCCACCGTCCAGTCAGAATTAGTGCATGGAAGCTTGCAAAATTAGATTCTAATGAAGCAATCAAGGCTGGTGCCAAGGCTAGAGCTTCTTCATCTGTTCTACGTCCAGTTGGTGCCAAGCATAATCCTTATGACACTGATCATTTGTCCAGTGGCATGAGCGGTAGAAGCAGTCCAGCTAGTACTAATCACGGATTTTATGACAGTAATGCTAGAGCTGGGACCTCAAGGTTGTCTCCTTCCAAAAGCTCGTATCCGCCCAGTCGTGCCAGCAGGGACGATATAGAAACATGCAGCCACAGCATGAGTAATATGAGCAGTCCTCTTGCCCCTAACCTAACCCCGTCTCCATTAGCACTGCAGCATCACCCTTCAAATAGAGACCACTTCAATCCAATATATCTGTCATCTGCAGATCAGTCTCCTTGGTCAGCAAAGGCATGCCAGGAGAATGAATCTCCTGCCCCTGATAATCTCTCAGAGGCATCCACAAGGAAGAACAATACGGGCACTCCAGAGAACACTAGGTCATCAGTTTTCTGGGATCAAGAAGCCGGGCGATTTGTTACTGCTAATACTAACAGAGGTGCTGGTTCTACTTCTCAAGTTTCTGGGACAGAGCTTACATACACAGGTCAATCTATATTTTTCGGAGGGCCTTTACTGAACGAGAACGCGAGCAGAGGGGCAAGAAGTGGCGGTACGTTGTCTGCTGGTCCACAGCGAAGTTACTATAAGGGTAGAACACAAAGAGGTGGTCAGCTTCCTGTATTTGTTCCTAGTGATTCCCAGCAAAATCAATTTTCTTCACGATTACCGCGAGACTAG
- the LOC132628239 gene encoding protein S-acyltransferase 21 isoform X1: MARRHGWQLPAHSFQVVAITVFCLLSVAFYAFFAPFLGKDIFEYIAIGVYSFLALCVFTLYVRCTAIDPADPGILIEVDKSTAYQSHNEIELPGDISAAGGPSKEGFRDGGTPASDASGCCGSVGKVLCCCFVIEDCRNDDQLLQQNGDEDALFCTLCNAEVRKFSKHCRSCDKCVDGFDHHCRWLNNCVGRKNYITFVCLMAASFVWLVFEGGVGIAVLVRCFVDKKATENQITERLGEGFSRPPFAVVVALCTAVSFLATVPLGELFFFHIILIRKGITTYEYVVAMRSQSEPPGPSIDGGDQQSLPSSPTSSAVTAISGRSSVGMSLQHKGAWCTPPRIFMDLQDEIIPHLEPGRLPSTVDPDALDKDKKGSHRPVRISAWKLAKLDSNEAIKAGAKARASSSVLRPVGAKHNPYDTDHLSSGMSGRSSPASTNHGFYDSNARAGTSRLSPSKSSYPPSRASRDDIETCSHSMSNMSSPLAPNLTPSPLALQHHPSNRDHFNPIYLSSADQSPWSAKACQENESPAPDNLSEASTRKNNTGTPENTRSSVFWDQEAGRFVTANTNRGAGSTSQVSGTELTYTGQSIFFGGPLLNENASRGARSGGTLSAGPQRSYYKGRTQRGGQLPVFVPSDSQQNQFSSRLPRD; encoded by the exons ATGGCTAGGCGTCATGGGTGGCAACTACCAGCCCATTCCTTTCAG GTTGTGGCTATAACAGTTTTCTGCCTGCTATCTGTTGCCTTCTATGCATTTTTTGCTCCTTTTCTAGGAAAAGACATCTTTGAGTACATAGCAATTGGTGTTTATTCCTTCTTG GCTCTGTGTGTGTTTACGCTCTATGTTAGATGCACAGCAATTGATCCTGCGGATCCCGGGATTCTCATTGAAGTTGACAAGTCAACAGCCTATCAATCACACAATGAAATAGAGTTGCCTG GTGATATATCTGCTGCAGGGGGCCCCAGCAAGGAAGGGTTCCGAGATGGAGGAACACCTGCAAGTGATGCTTCAGGTTGCTGTGGAAGCGTCGGAAAAGTCCTCTGTTGTTGTTTCGTCATTGAAGACTGTCGGAACGATGATCAATTGCTTCAGCAGAATGGAGATGAAGATGCTTTGTTTTGCACATTGTGTAATGCTGAG GTTCGGAAGTTCAGCAAACACTGTAGAAGTTGTGACAAATGTGTTGATGGATTTGATCATCACTGCCGT TGGTTGAATAATTGTGTGGGAAGGAAAAACTATATCACATTTGTGTGCCTGATGGCTGCCAGCTTTGTCTGG CTTGTCTTTGAAGGTGGAGTGGGCATTGCGGTCCTAGTTAGATGCTTTGTCGATAAGAAAGCTACAGAAAATCAGATAACAGAGAGGCTTGGAGAAGGATTCTCTAGACCTCCATTTGCTGTTGTAGTG GCCTTATGTACTGCTGTTTCTTTCCTTGCAACCGTGCCTTTAGGTGAACTGTTCTTCTTCCACATTATTCTCATTCGTAAG GGTATTACAacatatgagtatgttgttgcAATGAGATCTCAAAGTGAGCCGCCTGGACCCTCTATAGATGGAGGTGATCAGCAGAGTTTGCCATCATCACCGACCAGCTCTGCAGTGACTGCTATCAGTGGAAGAAGTTCTGTTGGGATGAGCTTGCAACATAAAGGTGCTTGGTGTACTCCTCCAAGAATCTTCATGGACCTTCAG GATGAAATTATTCCTCATCTTGAGCCTGGGCGATTGCCATCTACTGTTGATCCTGATGCACTAGATAAGGACAAAAAAGGATCCCACCGTCCAGTCAGAATTAGTGCATGGAAGCTTGCAAAATTAGATTCTAATGAAGCAATCAAGGCTGGTGCCAAGGCTAGAGCTTCTTCATCTGTTCTACGTCCAGTTGGTGCCAAGCATAATCCTTATGACACTGATCATTTGTCCAGTGGCATGAGCGGTAGAAGCAGTCCAGCTAGTACTAATCACGGATTTTATGACAGTAATGCTAGAGCTGGGACCTCAAGGTTGTCTCCTTCCAAAAGCTCGTATCCGCCCAGTCGTGCCAGCAGGGACGATATAGAAACATGCAGCCACAGCATGAGTAATATGAGCAGTCCTCTTGCCCCTAACCTAACCCCGTCTCCATTAGCACTGCAGCATCACCCTTCAAATAGAGACCACTTCAATCCAATATATCTGTCATCTGCAGATCAGTCTCCTTGGTCAGCAAAGGCATGCCAGGAGAATGAATCTCCTGCCCCTGATAATCTCTCAGAGGCATCCACAAGGAAGAACAATACGGGCACTCCAGAGAACACTAGGTCATCAGTTTTCTGGGATCAAGAAGCCGGGCGATTTGTTACTGCTAATACTAACAGAGGTGCTGGTTCTACTTCTCAAGTTTCTGGGACAGAGCTTACATACACAGGTCAATCTATATTTTTCGGAGGGCCTTTACTGAACGAGAACGCGAGCAGAGGGGCAAGAAGTGGCGGTACGTTGTCTGCTGGTCCACAGCGAAGTTACTATAAGGGTAGAACACAAAGAGGTGGTCAGCTTCCTGTATTTGTTCCTAGTGATTCCCAGCAAAATCAATTTTCTTCACGATTACCGCGAGACTAG
- the LOC132628241 gene encoding dolichyl-diphosphooligosaccharide--protein glycosyltransferase subunit 1A has product MTMSRLNLLFIVMVIVAQSAPALSDLVISKLDRKIDLTSQVMRVTATLKVENTGNDPISEVLLPFGDHQAKDLAYLVATTSEGKGKTKTSSSSLPIKVVNPEGMPPSLAWYSVSLQKELAKGQSVNLEVRTAFTNALQPFPEKITQADIQLLVFQESAYYLSPYAVNVQSLSVKLPEPKVESYTKLENTKFSGSEIKYGPYENLPPLSYSHIAVHFVSNKPFAVAQELVREIEISHWGNVQITEHYNLVNAGARSTGEFSRLEYQSRPHLRGASSFKHLVAKLPPRAHSIYYRDEIGNISTSNVYGDSSKTLLQIEPRYPMFGGWRTSFTIGYGLPLKDYLFRAEGKRFLNISFGCSMDDVVVDNLVVKVILPEGSKDFSVSVPFPVKESKEMKFSHLDMIGRPVVVLEKTNAVPEHNQYFQVYYRFSNLSLLREPMMLISGFLFLFLACIIYMHADLTISKSSPSYLAKLQWDEVQTALQQIQSIMNRCLGIHDQLEASLRDLSRTGDVQACKAARKSADNMLKELSKDLKPLLSFLQSSPLATSLYSKVEELVAKEKELQEKLIAKHTTVTDSYEKKSVGRDIENRIAPIQQRITALRQEVDDLLEIIDEI; this is encoded by the exons atgaCGATGTCGCGTCTGAATTTGCTCTTTATAGTTATGGTTATAGTGGCCCAGTCGGCACCTGCACTTTCCGATCTAGTCATCTCCAAACTTGATCGCAAG ATTGACCTGACCTCTCAAGTAATGCGTGTGACTGCAACTTTGAAG GTAGAGAATACCGGTAATGATCCAATTTCGGAGGTTTTGTTACCATTTGGAGATCACCAGGCAAAAGATTTAGCATATTTAGTGGCAACAACCAGTGAAGGGAAAGGGAAAACTAAAACTTCTTCCAGTAGCCTACCTATTAAAGTTGTTAACCCTGAAGGCATGCCACCATCATTGGCTTGGTACTCTGTCTCCCTACAAAAGGAGCTGGCAAAGGGGCAGAGCGTGAATTTGGAAGTCAGGACTGCATTTACGAATGCACTACAGCCATTTCCTGAGAAAATTACTCAAGCTGATATCCAACTTCTTGTGTTCCAGGAGAGTGCCTACTATCTTTCTCCTTATGCAGTTAATGTCCAATCTCTCAGTGTTAAATTACCCGAACCAAAAGTTGAATCATATACAAAGTTAGAGAACACCAAATTTTCTGGTTCAGAAATTAAATATGGACCTTATGAGAATCTTCCTCCTTTGTCATACTCACATATAGCGGTACACTTTGTGAGCAATAAGCCATTCGCGGTTGCCCAGGAGTTGGTGCGAGAGATAGAAATCTCTCATTGGGGAAATGTTCAGATCACAGAGCATTACAACCTTGTCAATGCTGGTGCCAGAAGCACTGGGGAGTTCTCAAG GCTAGAGTACCAGTCCAGGCCACATCTCAGAGGTGCATCATCATTTAAACATCTTGTTGCCAAATTGCCTCCCAGAGCCCATTCCATTTATTACAGAGATGAAATTGGCAATATATCAACATCCAATGTATATGGTGACTCATCAAAG ACGTTGCTACAAATTGAACCTAGGTATCCAATGTTTGGTGGCTGGAGAACTTCTTTTACCATCGGCTATGGGCTGCCCCTTAAGGACTATTTGTTCCGTGCAGAGGGGAAACGTTTCCTAAATATATCTTTTGGTTGCTCAATGGATGACGTGGTAGTTGACAACCTTGTTGTGAAG GTTATTCTTCCAGAAGGTTCAAAAGATTTTTCTGTCTCTGTCCCATTTCCTGTCAAAGAGTCAAAAGAG ATGAAATTTTCCCATTTGGATATGATTGGTAGACCAGTGGTTGTTCTAGAAAAGACGAATGCTGTGCCTGAGCATAACCAATATTTCCAG GTCTATTACAGGTTCAGCAATCTGTCACTGCTTAGGGAACCAATGATGTTAATTTCTGGATTTTTGTTCTTATTCCTTGCATGTATCATATATATGCATGCGGACTTAACAATCTCGAAGTCCTCTCCTTCTTACCTTGCCAAACTGCAGTGGGATGAG GTGCAGACTGCTCTTCAGCAGATCCAGAGCATAATGAATCGTTGTTTGGGCATTCACGACCAACTTGAAGCATCATTGCGAGATCTGTCTAGGACTGGTGATGTGCAAGCATGCAAAGCTGCTCGTAAATCAGCTGATAATATGTTGAAGGAGCTTTCAAAGGATTTGAAGCCTTTACTCTCATTTTTGCAGTCTTCTCCACTGGCTACTTCATTATATTCCAAG GTTGAGGAGCTGGTTGCAAAGGAGAAAGAGCTGCAAGAGAAGCTGATAGCGAAACACACCACAGTTACAGATAGTTATGAAAAGAAGTCTGTTGGGCGGGATATTGAGAACCGTATTGCACCAATCCAGCAAAGAATTACAGCCTTGAGACAGGAAGTTGATGATCTTCTGGAAATAATTGATGAGATATAA